A region of the Cytobacillus luteolus genome:
ACGATTCACGCCTATTGTGAATCGTTCATAAGATAATATCAAACATAAGGAGGCTTCGATAATGGATAATAATTTATTCAAGAATATTGAACAGAAAACTGGAGTTAATATGAATGACGTTATGCAGTTAGCTAATTCATTACAAAATGCAAATTTTAAGGATGAGAAAACAGTGCGTTCGATTATTAAGCGTGTTTCACAGATTGCCAATAAGCCTGTTAATAAACAGACTGAGGACAAAATTGTGAATTCGATTGTTAATGGTAATCAGAATTTAGATTTTGGTACGATTGCAAAGATGCTTAACAAGAAGTAAGTGAAAAGGTGTCAGGCTGGATAAATGCCTAGACACCTTTTTAAATGGGATTTTGAAAAATAAATTGGAGCCAAAACCGCTCGCTTTCCGCGGGCGGTCCGTGAGCCTCCTCGACGCTTTGCGCCTGCGGGGTCTCACTTTGACGCGCTTCTCCCGCAGGAGTCTCGCAGTTTTGGCTCCAATTTATAATTAAGGTTTTCATCACTCAAGGCAAGGCATTAGTTTTCCTTACTTAATACAATGACCTTATAAATCGAGATGGTTGTGCAGTTTTCCCTCTTCTTGTTTCTGGGACTGAGATGTGCAGGGTTTGTTGTGCTCTTGTCATGGCTACGTACATGAGACGGCGTTCTTCTTCTAGGGGGGCAGTTTCGCCGTTTCTGCTTGAGTCGAGTGCGAAGTCGTGTGGAAGGCTTCCATCGACTGCACTTAGTATATAGACATGTTTGTACTCAAGTCCTTTTGAACGATGGATCGTTGAAAGCTGAATGGCATTCGTATAATGTTTGCTTAGTTTTTTCATTTCATCGTTCATTGCGATCATATGATCAATATGATCTAAGAAATCTTGTACAGTAGAGAATTTTTTAGCGGCCACTTTTAAGTCGCGAACATCATCTGATCCTTTTTCTATGACATTTCCTTCATTCCCGCGCTTTTTTATAAAGTCTTCAAAACCCATTTCTTTTTCAATCATTTCAATGGCTTGAATCGGCTTTAACTTAACAATTGTTTTGAATAGAGGGACAATCTTTTTGAGCTTTCTTTCTTGAAAGGCCTGTATATTTTTCACATACTTTAATGCTTCAACTAATGAGCAATCTTCGAGAATACTAGATGCCTTTAGATCATTTAATGTATTTTTTTTCAAAAACAAGGCAACTAATAAGTCACCCATTGCATTTGAATGGTTAGGGTCTATGGATAAGCGGAGGTAAGCGATTAGTGTTTTAACAATTTTTCGTTTATAAAAAGATTCCGCATCCTGTTCAACTGTAAATGGTAGATTACTTCCTGCAAGCCTCTCAAACAGTGCTCTTGATGATGTATGAGTGCGGTATAGAATGGCAAAGTCTGAAGGAGATGCACCTTGTTCAATTCGTTCCTTGAGATCGGTTACAATCATTGTAGCTTCTTCTTCTTC
Encoded here:
- a CDS encoding stage VI sporulation protein F → MDNNLFKNIEQKTGVNMNDVMQLANSLQNANFKDEKTVRSIIKRVSQIANKPVNKQTEDKIVNSIVNGNQNLDFGTIAKMLNKK